Proteins encoded by one window of Sinorhizobium arboris LMG 14919:
- the hutU gene encoding urocanate hydratase codes for MNNPRHNIREVRSPRGTEISAKSWLTEAPLRMLMNNLDPDVAENPHELVVYGGIGRAARTWADFDRIVAALNDLNEDETLLVQSGKPVGVFRTHKDAPRVLIANSNLVPHWANWDHFNELDKKGLAMYGQMTAGSWIYIGTQGIVQGTYETFVEAGRQHYGGDLKGKWILTGGLGGMGGAQPLAAVMAGACCLAVECNPDSIDFRLRTRYLDEKAETLEEAMEMIERWTKAGEAKSVGLLGNAAEILPEMVRRGIRPDMVTDQTSAHDPINGYLPKGWSMAEWKARRESDPKAVERAARASMRDHVEAMLAFWDSGVPTLDYGNNIRQVAKDEGLERAFDFPGFVPAYIRPLFCRGVGPFRWAALSGDPEDIYKTDRKVKELLPDNKHLHNWLDMARERIAFQGLPARICWVGLGDRHRLGLAFNEMVRSGELKAPIVIGRDHLDSGSVASPNRETEAMKDGSDAVSDWPLLNALLNTASGATWVSLHHGGGVGMGFSQHSGMVICCDGTDDAARRIERVLWNDPATGVMRHADAGYDIALDCAREKGLRLPGILGK; via the coding sequence GTGAACAACCCGCGCCACAATATTCGCGAAGTGCGCAGCCCGCGCGGCACCGAGATCAGCGCCAAGAGCTGGCTGACGGAAGCGCCGCTCCGCATGCTGATGAACAATCTCGACCCTGATGTCGCCGAAAATCCGCACGAGCTCGTCGTCTATGGCGGCATTGGCCGGGCAGCCCGCACCTGGGCCGATTTCGACCGCATCGTCGCGGCACTGAACGACCTCAACGAAGACGAGACCCTGCTCGTCCAGTCCGGCAAGCCGGTCGGCGTCTTCCGCACGCACAAGGATGCTCCGCGCGTGCTGATCGCCAACTCCAATCTCGTGCCGCACTGGGCGAACTGGGATCATTTCAACGAGCTGGATAAGAAGGGTCTCGCCATGTACGGCCAGATGACCGCCGGTTCGTGGATCTACATCGGCACGCAGGGCATCGTCCAGGGCACTTATGAGACCTTCGTGGAAGCTGGTCGCCAGCACTATGGCGGAGACCTCAAGGGCAAGTGGATCCTGACGGGCGGCCTCGGCGGCATGGGTGGTGCCCAGCCGCTCGCCGCCGTCATGGCCGGCGCCTGCTGCCTCGCCGTCGAATGCAATCCGGACTCGATCGATTTCCGCCTGCGCACCCGCTATCTCGACGAGAAGGCGGAGACGCTCGAAGAAGCCATGGAGATGATCGAGCGCTGGACGAAGGCCGGCGAAGCGAAGTCGGTCGGCCTGCTCGGCAATGCCGCCGAAATCCTGCCGGAAATGGTCCGCCGCGGTATCCGCCCCGATATGGTTACGGACCAGACCTCGGCGCACGATCCGATCAACGGCTATCTGCCGAAGGGCTGGTCGATGGCCGAATGGAAGGCCAGGCGCGAGAGCGACCCGAAGGCGGTCGAGAGAGCCGCCCGCGCCTCGATGCGCGACCATGTCGAGGCGATGCTCGCCTTCTGGGATTCCGGCGTCCCGACCCTCGACTACGGCAACAATATCCGCCAGGTGGCCAAGGACGAAGGCCTCGAGCGCGCCTTCGATTTCCCCGGCTTCGTGCCGGCCTATATACGTCCGCTGTTCTGCAGGGGTGTCGGCCCTTTCCGCTGGGCGGCGCTCTCCGGCGATCCGGAAGACATCTACAAGACCGACCGAAAGGTGAAGGAGCTGCTGCCGGACAACAAGCACCTGCATAACTGGCTCGACATGGCGCGCGAGCGCATCGCCTTTCAGGGCCTGCCCGCACGCATCTGCTGGGTCGGCCTCGGCGATCGTCACCGTCTCGGCCTCGCCTTCAACGAAATGGTGCGCAGCGGCGAACTGAAGGCCCCCATCGTCATCGGCCGCGACCATCTCGACTCCGGCTCGGTCGCCTCCCCGAACCGCGAAACCGAGGCGATGAAGGACGGGTCCGACGCCGTCTCCGACTGGCCGCTCCTGAACGCGCTTCTCAACACCGCCTCCGGTGCAACCTGGGTGTCGCTGCATCATGGCGGTGGCGTCGGCATGGGCTTCTCGCAGCATTCCGGCATGGTGATCTGCTGCGACGGTACGGACGATGCGGCGCGCCGCATCGAGCGGGTCCTGTGGAACGACCCGGCAACGGGCGTCATGCGCCACGCCGACGCGGGCTATGACATTGCGCTCGACTGCGCTCGTGAGAAGGGCCTTCGCCTGCCGGGCATATTGGGCAAGTGA